The following coding sequences lie in one Mycobacterium sp. 050128 genomic window:
- the wag31 gene encoding DivIVA-like cell division protein Wag31: MPLTPADVHNVAFSKPPIGKRGYNEDEVDAFLDLVENELTRLIEENSDLRQRVEELDRELAAGGGAAAAAPAAQPAPVAPVFEPEPEPEPVKAAPAPAAATGTNEEQALKAARVLSLAQDTADRLTSTAQAESDKLLSDARANADQIMTEARQTAETTVTEARQRADAMLADAQTRSETQLRQAQEKADALQADAERKHSEIMGTINQQRTVLEGRLEQLRTFEREYRTRLKTYLESQLEELGQRGSAAPVDSSADAGGFDQFNRGSN; the protein is encoded by the coding sequence ATGCCGCTTACACCAGCCGACGTCCACAATGTGGCGTTCAGTAAGCCGCCTATTGGCAAGCGCGGTTACAACGAGGACGAGGTCGACGCGTTCCTCGACCTGGTGGAAAACGAGCTGACGCGGCTCATCGAAGAGAACTCCGATCTGCGCCAGCGGGTCGAGGAGCTGGACCGCGAATTGGCCGCCGGTGGCGGCGCCGCTGCCGCCGCCCCTGCTGCTCAGCCCGCCCCTGTTGCCCCTGTCTTCGAGCCCGAGCCCGAGCCCGAGCCGGTCAAGGCGGCGCCCGCGCCGGCGGCCGCAACCGGGACCAACGAGGAGCAGGCCCTCAAGGCGGCCCGCGTGCTGAGCCTGGCCCAAGACACCGCGGACCGGCTCACCAGCACCGCGCAGGCCGAATCGGACAAGCTGTTGTCCGACGCTCGCGCCAACGCCGACCAGATCATGACCGAGGCCCGGCAGACCGCAGAAACCACGGTCACCGAAGCCCGTCAGCGCGCCGACGCGATGCTGGCCGACGCGCAAACCCGCTCCGAGACGCAGTTGCGTCAGGCCCAGGAGAAGGCCGACGCCCTGCAGGCTGACGCCGAACGCAAGCACTCCGAGATCATGGGCACCATCAACCAGCAGCGCACCGTGCTGGAAGGCCGCCTCGAGCAGCTCCGCACCTTTGAACGCGAATACCGCACCCGCCTCAAGACCTACCTCGAGTCCCAGCTTGAGGAACTCGGCCAGCGCGGATCGGCGGCTCCCGTCGACTCCAGCGCCGATGCCGGTGGGTTCGACCAATTCAATCGGGGTAGTAACTAG
- a CDS encoding DUF427 domain-containing protein, with protein MKASIDGIVIADAPDSDLIEIEGNYYFPPSSLDAALFSNSPTSYTCPWKGHAQYHDVSIDGSTHHDAAWSYPDPYPSSFERVGRDYSTYGAFDQVQVTIGE; from the coding sequence ATGAAGGCATCCATCGACGGGATCGTCATCGCCGATGCACCGGACTCGGACCTGATCGAAATCGAGGGCAACTACTATTTCCCGCCCTCGTCGCTGGACGCTGCGTTGTTCAGCAACAGCCCGACTTCCTACACGTGCCCGTGGAAGGGGCACGCTCAGTATCACGACGTATCGATAGATGGTTCGACCCATCACGATGCCGCGTGGAGTTATCCCGACCCGTACCCATCCTCGTTTGAGCGAGTCGGCCGTGACTACAGCACCTACGGCGCCTTTGACCAGGTTCAAGTGACGATCGGTGAGTGA
- a CDS encoding MmpS family transport accessory protein codes for MTRFSIGGIVRRRWTVIVTVLVVTLAGFGVYRLHGIFGSNDVVSWPRADSIENSNYDPKQVLFEVVGSPGAVATINYLDEHAQPQRVDDTTLPWSHLLTTTDPTLFADLRAQGDADSLTLTCRITVNGIVKVERSTNNVNGYIACLDKSA; via the coding sequence ATGACCCGGTTTTCGATCGGCGGCATCGTGAGGCGACGTTGGACGGTGATCGTGACGGTGCTCGTCGTGACGCTTGCGGGTTTCGGCGTGTATCGGCTGCACGGCATCTTCGGTTCGAACGACGTGGTGTCGTGGCCGCGCGCCGACTCCATCGAGAACAGTAACTACGACCCCAAGCAGGTCCTGTTCGAAGTCGTCGGCAGTCCCGGGGCGGTGGCGACCATCAACTACCTGGACGAACACGCCCAGCCCCAGCGCGTCGACGATACGACGCTGCCCTGGTCACACCTGCTGACGACGACCGACCCCACCCTTTTCGCCGATCTCCGTGCGCAAGGGGATGCAGACTCTCTCACCCTCACCTGCCGCATCACCGTCAACGGCATCGTCAAGGTCGAAAGGTCCACCAACAACGTGAACGGCTACATTGCCTGTCTGGACAAGTCCGCATGA
- the ftsZ gene encoding cell division protein FtsZ translates to MTPPHNYLAVIKVVGIGGGGVNAVNRMIEQGLKGVEFIAINTDAQALLMSDADVKLDVGRDSTRGLGAGADPEVGRKAAEDAKDEIEELLRGADMVFVTAGEGGGTGTGGAPVVASIARKLGALTVGVVTRPFSFEGKRRSNQAENGIGSLRESCDTLIVIPNDRLLQMGDAAVSLMDAFRSADEVLLNGVQGITDLITTPGLINVDFADVKGIMSGAGTALMGIGSARGEGRSLKAAEIAINSPLLEASMEGAQGVLMSIAGGSDLGLFEINEAASLVQDAAHQDANIIFGTVIDDSLGDEVRVTVIAAGFDAAGSGRKPVVGGSADKGEKAGGAHRIESAKAGKLTSTLFEPVDAVSVPVHTNGATLSIGGDDDDVDVPPFMRR, encoded by the coding sequence ATGACCCCCCCGCATAACTACCTGGCCGTCATCAAGGTTGTGGGTATCGGTGGCGGCGGCGTCAACGCCGTCAACCGGATGATCGAACAGGGCCTCAAGGGCGTCGAGTTCATCGCGATCAACACCGATGCGCAGGCACTGTTGATGAGCGATGCCGACGTCAAGCTCGACGTGGGCCGCGACTCCACGCGCGGACTCGGCGCCGGCGCCGATCCCGAGGTCGGGCGCAAGGCCGCCGAGGACGCCAAGGACGAGATCGAAGAGCTGCTGCGCGGGGCCGACATGGTGTTCGTGACCGCCGGCGAAGGCGGCGGAACCGGCACCGGCGGGGCACCCGTCGTCGCCAGCATCGCCCGCAAGCTGGGCGCGCTGACCGTCGGCGTGGTCACCCGGCCGTTCTCGTTCGAGGGCAAGCGGCGCAGCAACCAGGCCGAAAACGGCATCGGGTCGTTGCGCGAGAGCTGCGACACCCTGATCGTGATTCCCAACGACCGCCTGCTGCAGATGGGCGACGCCGCGGTGTCGCTGATGGACGCATTCCGCAGTGCCGACGAGGTGCTGCTCAACGGTGTCCAGGGCATCACCGACCTGATCACCACGCCCGGCCTGATCAACGTCGACTTCGCCGACGTCAAGGGCATCATGTCCGGCGCGGGCACCGCCCTGATGGGCATCGGCTCGGCCCGCGGCGAAGGCCGCTCACTCAAGGCCGCCGAGATCGCCATCAACTCGCCGCTGCTGGAAGCCTCGATGGAGGGCGCCCAGGGCGTGCTGATGTCGATCGCCGGCGGTAGCGACCTGGGCCTGTTCGAGATCAACGAGGCGGCTTCGCTGGTGCAGGACGCCGCACACCAGGACGCCAACATCATCTTCGGCACCGTGATCGACGACTCGCTGGGCGACGAGGTGCGCGTCACCGTCATCGCGGCCGGCTTCGACGCGGCCGGGTCCGGGCGCAAACCCGTGGTCGGCGGCAGTGCCGACAAGGGGGAGAAGGCCGGCGGTGCCCACCGGATCGAGTCGGCGAAGGCGGGCAAGCTCACCTCGACGCTGTTCGAGCCGGTCGACGCCGTCAGCGTCCCGGTGCACACCAACGGCGCGACGTTGAGTATCGGTGGCGATGACGACGACGTCGATGTGCCTCCCTTCATGCGCCGCTGA
- a CDS encoding RidA family protein — MTITLTNPQGLPKVDFHRQVSIATGSRLVFMAGQVAWDADGALVGVGDLAAQVEQCYLNVGAALAEVGGSFADIAKLTIYVVDWTVDKMPLVEKGRTQACAKLGVDTFLSPGTLIGVAALFVPEHLVEVEAIAVLD, encoded by the coding sequence ATGACCATCACTTTGACGAACCCGCAAGGCTTGCCCAAGGTCGACTTTCACCGCCAGGTGTCGATCGCGACCGGTTCCAGGCTCGTGTTCATGGCCGGGCAGGTCGCCTGGGATGCCGACGGGGCGCTGGTCGGCGTGGGTGACCTCGCCGCGCAGGTCGAGCAGTGTTATCTCAACGTCGGCGCCGCCCTCGCCGAGGTAGGCGGCTCCTTTGCCGACATCGCGAAATTGACCATCTATGTGGTGGATTGGACTGTGGACAAGATGCCTTTGGTGGAGAAGGGCCGCACCCAGGCCTGCGCCAAACTCGGTGTCGACACGTTCCTGTCGCCGGGCACGTTGATCGGTGTCGCCGCGTTGTTCGTCCCCGAGCACCTCGTCGAGGTGGAGGCGATCGCGGTTCTCGATTAG
- a CDS encoding TetR/AcrR family transcriptional regulator translates to MVVTHRSQGALKRQRLIESARRMIYHQGVERTTLADVATEADVAAGNIFYYFRTKDELVDAIVEGYSGEGAELLARLDRRRTPRARLKGLVKELDAARDSISQYGCKIGTLASELNKRCGTEASAGSQELLGSVVDWAERQFREMGRPDARDLAVTLIAAYQGIAVLTHSLRDPDLMHRQSRRLLRWIDDVADRQAEAAPLP, encoded by the coding sequence ATGGTCGTGACGCACCGGTCACAGGGAGCCCTGAAACGTCAGCGGCTGATCGAAAGTGCTCGCCGGATGATCTACCACCAAGGTGTCGAGCGGACGACGTTGGCCGACGTCGCCACGGAGGCCGACGTGGCCGCCGGGAACATCTTTTACTACTTCAGGACAAAGGACGAGTTGGTCGACGCGATCGTCGAGGGCTATTCCGGGGAAGGCGCCGAGCTGCTCGCTCGTCTGGATCGGCGACGGACGCCGCGCGCGCGTCTGAAGGGTCTCGTCAAGGAGCTCGACGCCGCCCGCGATTCCATCTCGCAGTACGGGTGCAAGATCGGAACGCTCGCCTCCGAGCTGAACAAGCGATGCGGGACTGAAGCGTCCGCCGGTAGTCAGGAGCTGTTGGGTTCGGTAGTCGACTGGGCCGAGCGGCAATTCCGGGAGATGGGCCGACCCGACGCGCGCGATCTGGCGGTCACGTTGATCGCCGCCTACCAGGGCATCGCTGTGCTCACCCACTCCCTGCGCGATCCCGACTTGATGCACCGGCAGAGCCGGCGGCTACTGCGTTGGATTGACGACGTCGCCGACCGTCAGGCCGAGGCCGCACCTTTGCCATGA
- a CDS encoding YggT family protein produces MVLFFQILGFALFIFWLLLIARVVVEFIRSFSRDWHPTGITVVILEIIMSITDPPVKLLRRLIPQLTIGAVRFDLSIMVLLLVAFIGMQLAFGAAA; encoded by the coding sequence TTGGTGCTGTTCTTTCAGATCCTTGGGTTTGCGCTATTCATCTTTTGGCTGCTGCTTATCGCGCGGGTCGTCGTCGAGTTCATCCGCTCGTTCAGCCGTGATTGGCATCCCACCGGCATCACCGTGGTGATCCTGGAGATCATCATGTCGATCACGGATCCGCCGGTGAAACTGCTGCGTCGGCTGATCCCGCAGCTCACCATCGGGGCGGTCCGCTTTGACCTGTCCATCATGGTCCTTCTGCTGGTCGCGTTCATCGGCATGCAGCTCGCTTTCGGCGCTGCGGCGTGA
- a CDS encoding MMPL/RND family transporter yields MSEHRVEDPVQHSRIARTIRHLAIPIAILWVVVAALTNVLIPTLEAVGAVHTVAQSSPVSPSLKAMKHIGQVFGEFDSDSNAMIVLEGDQPLGADAHKFYDVLVKKLAADTVHVEHIQDFWGDPITAAGAQSKDGKAALVQLYLRGNQGESQSNESVDSIRNVVANTPPPPGVTAYVTGAAPLTTDQFEVGSAGTVEITAVTFLVIAVMLLIVYRSLVTMILMLVTVLVELSAARGVVAFLAHSGIISLSTYTTNLLTLLAIAAGTDYAIFVVGRYQEARSAGEEREAAYYTMFRGTIHVIVGSGLTIAGAVACLHFTRLPYFQSLGLPAALGVLVALAAALTLGPAMLVMASHFGLMDPKRKTRTRGWRRIGTVIVRWPGPILVASIALALIGLLALPGYKTSFDGRPYLPASAPAVVGYAAAERHFSEARLNPELLMIESDHDMRNPADMILLERAAKAVLHAPGIALVQSITRPLGTPISHSSIPFQISASSASSIMNLSYQQARARDILKQVDETSKSIDILQRQLVLQKESAAATDDQTRAFHDTVDTINQVRDHLANFDDFFRPLRSYFYWEKHCFNIPLCAALRSVFESIDGVSELADKFATITASLDKLNALQPQLEALIPPQLAVQQANRDLLQSNYATTAGIDAQTAEALKTATALGKAFDDAKNDDSFYLPPEAFGNPDFKRGLKLFMSPDGHALRMTITHEGNPATPEGISHIDPLRNAAFDALKATPLSDAKIYIAGTAATYKDIREGATYDLMISALAGISLILLIMIFITRSLIAALVIVGTVALSLGASIGLSILVWQYIFGVQLYWVIVPLAVMLLLAVGADYNLLLISRFKEELHAGLKTGNIRAMSGTGGVVTAAGLVFAATMSSFIVSDLVMLGQLGTTIGLGLMFDTLIVRSFMTPSVAALLGRWFWWPLNVRTRPASQMLQPYGSRISVRRLLDPGPRRA; encoded by the coding sequence ATGAGCGAGCACCGCGTCGAGGACCCGGTCCAGCACTCGAGGATCGCTCGCACCATCCGTCACCTCGCCATCCCCATCGCGATCCTCTGGGTCGTCGTCGCCGCCCTGACGAACGTCCTCATCCCAACACTGGAGGCCGTGGGAGCGGTCCACACGGTGGCGCAGAGCTCGCCGGTCTCGCCGTCGCTGAAGGCGATGAAGCACATCGGTCAGGTCTTCGGCGAGTTCGACTCCGACAGCAACGCGATGATCGTCCTGGAAGGCGACCAACCCCTCGGCGCCGACGCCCACAAGTTCTACGACGTCCTGGTTAAGAAGTTGGCTGCGGACACCGTCCACGTCGAACACATCCAGGACTTCTGGGGGGATCCGATCACCGCGGCGGGCGCGCAAAGCAAGGACGGCAAAGCCGCTCTCGTGCAGTTGTATCTGCGGGGCAACCAGGGTGAATCGCAGTCCAACGAATCGGTCGACTCCATCCGCAACGTCGTGGCCAACACCCCGCCACCGCCGGGCGTCACGGCCTATGTCACCGGTGCGGCGCCACTGACCACCGATCAGTTCGAGGTCGGCAGCGCGGGCACCGTCGAAATCACCGCCGTCACCTTTCTGGTCATCGCGGTGATGCTGCTCATCGTCTACCGCTCGCTGGTCACCATGATCCTGATGCTCGTGACCGTCCTGGTCGAACTGTCCGCCGCCCGTGGGGTCGTCGCCTTCCTCGCGCACTCCGGGATCATCAGCCTGTCGACCTACACGACGAACCTGCTGACCCTGCTGGCGATCGCCGCGGGCACCGACTATGCAATCTTCGTCGTCGGGCGCTATCAGGAAGCCCGCTCCGCCGGTGAAGAGCGAGAAGCGGCGTACTACACCATGTTCCGCGGGACCATCCACGTCATCGTCGGCTCCGGGCTGACCATCGCCGGCGCGGTGGCCTGCCTCCACTTCACCCGATTGCCCTACTTCCAAAGCCTTGGCCTGCCCGCCGCCCTCGGCGTGCTCGTGGCGCTGGCGGCCGCGCTCACCCTGGGCCCCGCCATGCTGGTGATGGCCAGCCACTTCGGGCTGATGGACCCCAAGCGCAAGACACGCACTCGCGGCTGGCGTCGCATCGGCACCGTCATCGTGCGGTGGCCCGGTCCCATCCTCGTCGCGTCGATCGCGCTGGCCCTGATCGGCTTACTCGCGCTGCCCGGATACAAGACCAGCTTCGACGGACGCCCCTATCTGCCGGCATCGGCGCCTGCCGTCGTCGGCTACGCGGCCGCCGAACGCCACTTCTCCGAAGCCCGGCTCAATCCTGAGCTGCTGATGATCGAATCCGACCACGACATGCGCAACCCCGCGGACATGATCCTGCTGGAACGGGCGGCCAAGGCCGTGCTGCACGCCCCTGGCATCGCCTTAGTGCAGTCGATCACCCGACCGCTGGGCACGCCAATCAGCCACAGCTCCATCCCGTTTCAGATCAGCGCGTCCAGCGCGAGCAGCATCATGAACCTCAGCTACCAGCAGGCTAGGGCCCGGGACATCCTCAAACAGGTCGACGAAACCTCCAAGTCGATCGACATCCTGCAACGACAACTGGTGCTGCAGAAAGAAAGCGCCGCTGCCACCGACGACCAGACCCGGGCATTCCACGACACCGTCGACACGATCAATCAGGTCCGCGACCACCTCGCCAATTTCGACGACTTCTTCCGGCCATTGCGCAGCTACTTCTATTGGGAGAAACACTGTTTCAACATCCCCTTGTGTGCGGCACTGCGATCGGTCTTTGAATCCATCGACGGCGTCAGCGAGCTCGCCGACAAGTTCGCGACGATCACCGCGAGCCTGGACAAACTCAACGCCCTGCAACCGCAGCTGGAAGCCCTCATTCCGCCCCAACTCGCCGTTCAGCAAGCCAACCGCGACCTTCTCCAGTCGAACTACGCCACCACCGCCGGCATCGATGCGCAGACGGCGGAGGCGCTGAAGACCGCGACCGCGCTGGGCAAGGCCTTCGACGACGCCAAGAACGACGACTCCTTCTACCTGCCCCCCGAAGCATTCGGCAACCCGGACTTCAAGCGCGGCCTCAAACTGTTCATGTCGCCGGACGGACATGCGCTACGCATGACCATCACCCATGAGGGTAATCCCGCTACGCCGGAAGGGATCTCGCACATCGACCCGCTCAGGAACGCAGCGTTCGATGCCCTCAAGGCCACCCCGTTGTCGGACGCGAAGATCTACATCGCGGGAACCGCAGCGACCTACAAGGACATTCGGGAGGGCGCGACGTACGACCTGATGATCTCCGCGCTGGCCGGGATCAGCCTCATTCTCCTCATCATGATCTTCATCACCAGGAGCCTGATCGCCGCGCTGGTCATCGTCGGCACCGTCGCGCTATCCCTGGGCGCATCGATAGGGCTGTCCATCCTGGTGTGGCAGTACATCTTCGGCGTCCAGCTCTATTGGGTGATCGTGCCACTGGCCGTCATGCTGCTGTTGGCGGTGGGGGCCGACTACAACCTGCTGCTGATCTCCCGCTTCAAGGAGGAGCTGCACGCGGGACTCAAGACCGGCAACATCCGCGCGATGTCCGGTACCGGCGGCGTCGTCACCGCGGCAGGCCTGGTGTTCGCCGCCACCATGTCCTCCTTCATCGTCAGCGACCTCGTGATGCTCGGCCAACTCGGCACCACCATCGGCCTCGGGCTGATGTTCGACACGCTGATCGTGCGGTCGTTCATGACACCGTCAGTCGCCGCCCTCCTCGGTCGCTGGTTCTGGTGGCCACTGAATGTGCGTACTCGACCGGCCAGCCAGATGTTGCAGCCTTACGGCTCCCGCATCTCCGTGCGACGCCTGCTGGACCCCGGACCCCGACGGGCGTGA
- a CDS encoding DUF308 domain-containing protein, with protein sequence MLIIALVLALIGLVALVFAVVTSNELVAWVCIGASVLGVVLLIVDALRERQRRDTTDEAHDEQPAADEAVDYPEEVPDETAEQPADETVAADTRGEDPAK encoded by the coding sequence ATGCTGATCATTGCGCTGGTACTGGCCCTGATCGGGCTTGTTGCGCTGGTGTTCGCAGTCGTGACCAGCAACGAGCTGGTCGCCTGGGTATGCATCGGCGCCAGCGTCCTGGGTGTCGTGCTGCTGATCGTCGACGCGCTGCGGGAACGGCAGCGCCGTGACACAACTGACGAAGCCCACGACGAGCAGCCGGCGGCGGACGAGGCAGTCGACTACCCGGAGGAAGTTCCGGACGAAACCGCTGAGCAGCCGGCCGACGAGACGGTCGCGGCCGACACCCGCGGCGAGGACCCGGCCAAGTAG
- the pgeF gene encoding peptidoglycan editing factor PgeF: MSVRIRRVTTTRAGGVSKPPFDTFNLGDHVGDDPAAVAANRARLARAIGLGADRVVWMNQVHGDRVEVVDEPRDTAFDDTDALVTCTPGLALAVVTADCVPVLLADARAGVVAAVHAGRVGAQRGVVLRTVEAMRKLGAQPDDISALLGPAVSGRNYEVPAAMADEVEAALPGSRATTANGRPGLDLRAGIACQLKDLGVTSIDIDPRCTVADANLFSHRRDAPTGRLASLVWMQ; encoded by the coding sequence GTGAGCGTTCGCATCCGGCGAGTGACGACCACCCGCGCGGGCGGCGTCTCGAAGCCGCCCTTCGACACCTTCAACCTCGGCGACCATGTCGGTGACGACCCTGCGGCGGTGGCCGCCAACCGCGCCCGGCTGGCTCGTGCCATCGGCTTGGGTGCCGACCGGGTGGTGTGGATGAACCAGGTCCACGGCGATCGGGTCGAGGTCGTCGACGAGCCGCGCGATACCGCCTTCGACGACACCGACGCCTTGGTGACGTGCACGCCCGGACTGGCGTTGGCCGTGGTGACGGCCGACTGTGTGCCGGTGCTGCTGGCCGATGCGCGCGCGGGGGTGGTCGCAGCCGTCCACGCCGGGCGCGTCGGCGCGCAGCGGGGCGTCGTGCTGCGCACGGTGGAGGCGATGCGCAAGCTGGGCGCCCAGCCCGACGACATCTCGGCGCTGCTCGGTCCGGCCGTCTCCGGGCGTAACTACGAAGTGCCCGCGGCGATGGCCGACGAGGTCGAGGCGGCCCTGCCGGGCAGTCGCGCCACCACCGCGAATGGCAGGCCAGGTCTCGACCTTCGGGCCGGAATCGCTTGCCAGTTAAAGGATTTGGGCGTCACATCGATCGACATCGATCCGCGCTGCACGGTTGCCGACGCCAACCTGTTCAGTCATCGCCGGGACGCCCCGACCGGGCGGCTGGCGTCGCTGGTCTGGATGCAGTGA
- a CDS encoding cell division protein SepF: MSTLHKVKAYFGMAPMDDYEDEYYDDRAPSRGFPRARFDEDYGRGYDRPEYDDPRGEAGDYAPPGYRGGYADEPPPFRGREFDRPEMGRPRLGSFLRGGGTRGALAMDPRRMAMMFEDGHPLSKITTLRPKDYSEARTIGERFRDGTPVIMDLVSMDNADAKRLVDFAAGLAFALRGSFDKVATKVFLLSPADVDVSPEERRRIAETGFYAYQ, translated from the coding sequence ATGAGCACACTGCACAAGGTCAAGGCCTATTTCGGGATGGCCCCGATGGACGACTACGAAGACGAGTATTACGACGACCGCGCACCGTCGCGCGGATTCCCTCGTGCTCGCTTCGACGAGGATTACGGCCGCGGCTATGACCGGCCCGAATACGACGACCCACGTGGCGAGGCCGGCGACTACGCGCCTCCCGGCTACCGCGGTGGCTACGCCGACGAGCCGCCGCCGTTCCGCGGCCGTGAATTCGACCGCCCGGAGATGGGCCGCCCGCGGTTGGGGTCCTTCCTCCGTGGTGGCGGCACCCGTGGCGCCCTCGCCATGGACCCGCGCCGGATGGCGATGATGTTCGAGGACGGTCACCCGTTGTCGAAGATCACGACGCTGCGGCCCAAGGACTACAGCGAAGCCCGCACTATCGGGGAGCGGTTCCGCGACGGCACGCCGGTGATCATGGACCTGGTGTCGATGGATAACGCGGACGCCAAGCGGCTCGTCGACTTCGCGGCTGGGCTGGCGTTCGCCCTGCGTGGCTCGTTCGACAAGGTGGCGACCAAGGTGTTCCTGCTGTCGCCCGCCGACGTCGACGTCTCGCCCGAGGAGCGCCGCCGGATCGCCGAAACCGGCTTCTACGCTTATCAATAG
- a CDS encoding YggS family pyridoxal phosphate-dependent enzyme — translation MADSASSQGNRETELTHALAAVRSRLAAAAEAAGRNVGEIELLPITKFFPASDVAILSRLGCRSVGESREQEAAAKVAELTRLASASATSGGSDSRELHWHMVGRIQRKKARSLARWAHTAHSVDSAQLVTALERAVTATLTDGGRQHPLRVYVQVSLDGDVSRGGVDITTPRPLDELCAQVEESRGLELVGLMGIPPLGADPDAAFERLRSEHRRVLDAHPKAVGLSAGMSNDFEIAVKHGSTCVRVGTALLGPRRLPSP, via the coding sequence ATGGCGGACTCGGCGTCGAGTCAGGGCAACCGCGAAACTGAATTGACTCACGCGTTGGCCGCAGTGCGTTCGCGACTAGCGGCGGCCGCGGAAGCGGCGGGACGCAATGTCGGCGAAATTGAACTTCTGCCAATTACCAAATTCTTTCCGGCAAGCGATGTCGCGATTTTGTCTCGATTGGGTTGTCGATCGGTGGGCGAATCACGGGAACAAGAAGCGGCCGCAAAGGTGGCGGAACTCACTCGCTTGGCTTCAGCTTCTGCGACTTCCGGGGGGTCGGATTCGCGAGAGTTGCACTGGCACATGGTTGGACGGATTCAGCGCAAGAAGGCGCGTTCGCTGGCCCGCTGGGCGCACACCGCCCATTCGGTCGACAGCGCGCAACTGGTAACGGCGCTGGAACGCGCGGTGACGGCGACGTTGACCGACGGTGGCCGGCAGCACCCGTTGCGCGTCTACGTTCAGGTCAGTCTGGACGGCGACGTCTCGCGCGGCGGCGTCGACATCACGACGCCGCGACCCCTCGATGAGCTCTGTGCGCAGGTCGAGGAGTCGCGAGGCCTGGAACTGGTCGGGCTGATGGGCATTCCGCCGCTGGGCGCCGACCCCGACGCGGCCTTTGAGCGGCTGCGATCCGAACATCGCCGGGTGCTGGACGCGCACCCGAAAGCGGTCGGGTTGTCCGCCGGTATGTCCAACGATTTCGAGATTGCCGTAAAACACGGTTCGACGTGTGTGCGTGTCGGTACCGCGCTATTGGGCCCACGGCGGCTACCGTCACCGTGA
- a CDS encoding cell division protein FtsQ/DivIB produces MTEPNDTTPTDLAADSPDLTPPPDENAVTEPIPVEEAQPETAQSEDEPAEFEGPRRRARRERAERRAAQERATAIEEARREAKRRASGRTGNGPNGPQKPARGVVRGLKMLLATMMLVIVGVGLALILYFTPVMSARNIVVTGTGAVTREEVLDAAQVRVGTPLLQINTNQVADRVAAIRRVASARVQRQYPSALRITIVERVPVVVKDFPDGPHLFDRDGVDFATGPPPPALPYIDVANPGPTDPTTKAALQVLLALRPEVAGQVGRIAAPSLASITLTLGDGRVVIWGTTDRTDEKAEKLAALLTQPGKTYDVSSPDLPTVK; encoded by the coding sequence ATGACCGAGCCCAACGACACCACACCCACCGACCTGGCCGCCGACTCTCCTGACCTCACCCCGCCGCCCGACGAGAACGCGGTCACCGAACCGATCCCCGTCGAAGAAGCCCAACCGGAAACCGCCCAATCCGAGGACGAGCCCGCCGAATTCGAGGGTCCGCGCCGCCGGGCCCGGCGCGAACGAGCCGAGCGCCGCGCCGCGCAGGAACGGGCCACCGCGATCGAGGAAGCGCGCCGCGAAGCCAAGCGCCGGGCCAGTGGCCGCACCGGCAACGGGCCCAATGGCCCCCAAAAACCTGCGCGCGGCGTCGTCCGGGGCCTCAAGATGCTGCTCGCCACCATGATGTTGGTCATCGTCGGGGTTGGATTGGCGCTGATCCTCTACTTCACGCCGGTGATGTCGGCGCGCAACATCGTGGTCACCGGCACCGGCGCGGTAACCCGCGAAGAGGTCCTGGACGCGGCGCAGGTGCGGGTCGGCACGCCGCTGTTGCAGATCAACACCAACCAGGTCGCCGACCGGGTGGCCGCGATCCGCCGGGTGGCCAGCGCCCGGGTGCAGCGCCAGTACCCGTCGGCGCTGCGGATCACGATCGTCGAGCGAGTTCCGGTGGTGGTGAAGGACTTTCCCGACGGGCCGCATCTGTTCGACCGCGACGGTGTCGACTTCGCGACCGGCCCGCCGCCCCCGGCGTTGCCGTATATCGACGTCGCCAACCCCGGGCCGACCGACCCGACCACCAAGGCCGCGCTACAGGTGCTGCTGGCACTGCGCCCCGAGGTCGCCGGCCAGGTGGGCCGGATCGCGGCGCCGTCGCTGGCGTCGATCACCCTGACCCTCGGCGATGGGCGAGTGGTGATCTGGGGGACGACCGACCGCACGGATGAGAAGGCCGAAAAGCTCGCCGCCCTGCTCACGCAGCCGGGCAAGACCTACGACGTGTCCAGCCCCGATCTGCCCACCGTCAAGTAG